A portion of the Streptomyces platensis genome contains these proteins:
- a CDS encoding bifunctional DNA primase/polymerase translates to MSDWLPETPRTLAFPTAAYVTLAGADWLASASPHPDEMHALWATRPAAPSALPCGTAFDVINAPALFGRRMVDRLWSDGPGSGPVAAHRGRILLFAAPGTAQRLPALLVWEEWATAVPPLLCHGSGDAVTIPPLHPRRSPAMDRTAGPGAPAGEDPAGPSASRWLVAPDVRHPWLPGPDVLLWACVRAARSMAGPAPEAAAQHPVSLLTAG, encoded by the coding sequence ATGAGCGACTGGCTGCCTGAGACCCCCCGCACCCTGGCCTTTCCGACCGCGGCTTATGTCACCCTCGCGGGCGCCGACTGGCTCGCCTCAGCCAGCCCCCACCCGGACGAGATGCACGCCCTGTGGGCCACCCGGCCCGCCGCGCCCAGCGCACTGCCCTGCGGCACCGCCTTCGACGTGATCAACGCCCCGGCGCTCTTCGGGCGGCGCATGGTGGACCGCTTATGGTCCGACGGCCCCGGCTCGGGGCCGGTGGCGGCGCACCGCGGCCGCATCCTGCTGTTCGCCGCCCCGGGCACGGCCCAGCGGCTGCCGGCGCTGCTCGTCTGGGAGGAGTGGGCCACCGCCGTCCCGCCGCTGCTGTGCCACGGCAGCGGCGACGCGGTCACCATCCCGCCGCTGCACCCCCGCCGGAGCCCGGCCATGGACCGGACCGCGGGCCCCGGCGCCCCGGCCGGCGAGGATCCGGCCGGCCCGTCCGCCTCCCGCTGGCTGGTGGCACCGGATGTCCGCCACCCCTGGCTGCCCGGTCCCGACGTACTGCTCTGGGCCTGTGTCCGCGCGGCCCGCTCGATGGCCGGCCCGGCACCTGAAGCCGCAGCTCAGCACCCTGTTTCACTGCTGACCGCGGGCTGA
- a CDS encoding putative bifunctional diguanylate cyclase/phosphodiesterase encodes MTEREDTAKESTEARPAPSGPGDDTAASLGDYRATFYAARVAMAVLNRDGLVLAANPAFGELVGTDPAELVAATAADLTDLGADPRGWTAYREVLCGRSDRMRCTRRLKHPEGHSVWVEVTVEPLTPEPLSGEERMLLSVADISDRHDLLARLRHLQMHDPVTRLPNRALFFERLAAALETASFAPSGTGRIGLCYLDLDGFKAVNDTLGHRVGDRLLSAVAQRLTRCAEAAEDRGPGRGGYLVARLGGDEFALLVEDSTGTDQLAELAQSVLDALQRPFDLAGQRLSVSASIGVVERTATGTTATGLMQAADTTLYWAKEDGKARWTLFDPERNAHRMTRQALSSTLRPAVDRGEFTLEYQPLVGLGDGRAQGVEALVRWRHPQFGTLSPNRFIALAEENGAIVELGRWVLERACYQARAWQLAHPGEPLFVSVNVAVRQVWDSDLVADVAGILAETGLPPELLQLELTESAVMGSAGRPLQALQALSDMGVRIAIDDFGTGYSNLAYLSRLPVSVLKLDGSFVRGFRSQEHPNPADEMIVEALVALAHRLGLTVTAECVESAEQAERLRRIGCDTGQGWLYSRPVAPDRVEALLDAGRHTGA; translated from the coding sequence GTGACGGAGCGTGAGGATACGGCCAAAGAATCCACCGAGGCCCGGCCGGCCCCGAGCGGCCCCGGCGACGACACCGCCGCCTCGCTCGGCGACTACCGCGCCACGTTCTACGCGGCGCGGGTGGCGATGGCCGTCCTCAACCGCGACGGCCTGGTCCTCGCCGCCAACCCGGCCTTCGGCGAGCTGGTCGGCACCGACCCGGCCGAGCTGGTCGCCGCCACCGCGGCCGACCTCACCGACCTCGGCGCCGACCCGCGGGGGTGGACCGCCTACCGCGAGGTGCTGTGCGGCCGCAGCGACCGGATGCGCTGCACCCGCCGCCTCAAACACCCCGAAGGGCACTCCGTCTGGGTGGAGGTGACCGTCGAGCCGCTCACCCCGGAGCCGCTCAGCGGTGAGGAGCGGATGCTGCTGTCGGTGGCGGACATCAGCGACCGGCACGACCTGCTGGCCCGGCTGCGGCATCTCCAGATGCACGACCCGGTGACCCGGCTGCCCAACCGGGCGCTGTTCTTCGAGCGGCTCGCCGCCGCCCTGGAGACCGCCTCCTTCGCCCCGTCCGGCACCGGCCGCATCGGGCTCTGCTACCTCGACCTGGACGGCTTCAAGGCCGTCAACGACACCCTCGGGCACCGCGTCGGCGACCGGCTGCTGAGCGCGGTGGCGCAGCGGCTGACGCGCTGCGCGGAGGCGGCGGAGGACCGCGGGCCGGGCCGCGGCGGGTACCTGGTCGCCCGGCTCGGCGGTGACGAGTTCGCTCTTTTGGTGGAGGACTCCACCGGCACCGACCAGCTCGCCGAGCTGGCCCAGAGTGTGCTGGACGCGCTGCAGCGCCCGTTCGACCTGGCCGGGCAGCGGCTGTCGGTCTCGGCGAGCATCGGCGTCGTGGAGCGGACCGCCACCGGCACCACCGCGACCGGTCTGATGCAGGCCGCGGACACCACGCTGTACTGGGCCAAGGAGGACGGCAAGGCCCGCTGGACGCTCTTCGACCCGGAGCGCAACGCCCACCGGATGACCCGGCAGGCGCTCTCCAGCACCCTGCGCCCGGCCGTGGACCGCGGCGAATTCACCCTGGAGTACCAGCCGCTGGTCGGGCTGGGCGACGGCCGCGCGCAGGGTGTCGAGGCGCTGGTGCGCTGGCGGCATCCGCAGTTCGGGACGCTGTCGCCGAATCGGTTCATCGCCCTGGCGGAGGAGAACGGCGCGATCGTCGAGCTGGGCCGCTGGGTGCTGGAGCGGGCCTGCTATCAGGCGCGCGCCTGGCAGCTGGCCCACCCCGGCGAGCCGCTGTTCGTCAGCGTCAATGTGGCCGTACGTCAGGTGTGGGACTCCGACCTGGTCGCCGATGTCGCCGGGATTCTCGCCGAGACCGGGCTGCCGCCGGAGCTGCTCCAGCTGGAGCTGACCGAGTCGGCGGTGATGGGCTCGGCCGGCCGGCCGCTCCAGGCCCTCCAGGCGCTGAGCGACATGGGCGTACGGATCGCCATCGACGACTTCGGCACCGGCTACTCCAACCTCGCCTACCTCAGCCGTCTCCCGGTCTCCGTACTGAAGCTGGACGGGTCCTTCGTCCGCGGCTTCCGCTCGCAGGAGCATCCCAACCCGGCGGACGAGATGATCGTGGAGGCGCTGGTGGCGCTGGCACACCGGCTCGGCCTCACCGTCACCGCCGAGTGTGTGGAGAGCGCCGAGCAGGCCGAACGGCTCCGCCGGATCGGCTGCGACACCGGCCAGGGCTGGCTCTACTCCCGCCCCGTCGCCCCCGACCGCGTCGAGGCCCTCCTCGACGCGGGCCGGCACACGGGGGCCTGA
- a CDS encoding LLM class flavin-dependent oxidoreductase, translating into MSGEDEEIRAGGETAGDGIRGTAPVPLSVLDLVTVGAGSTASRAVRTAVDIARTAERRGFHRYWVAEHHSMPGVASSSPAVLLAHLAAHTERIRLGSGGVMLPNHAPLVIAEQFGTLEAMAPGRVDLGLGRAPGTDGATAAALRRTERLHEGADEFPQQLAELTRFLDDSFPDGHPYAKIHAVPGPVQATSPGGVQDPHRPPLWLLGSSGFSARLAGTLGLPFAFAHHFSAANTLPALDLYRASFRPSEALAEPYALIGVAALAAEAEQEARRQVMTGALSMVRLRTGRPGLVPSPEEAEAYRFNELERGFVDSWLGNVIHGTPDAVRQGLDDLAKRTGADELMITANAHGGPARLRSYELIADAYGLPG; encoded by the coding sequence GTGAGCGGCGAAGACGAGGAGATCCGGGCCGGCGGCGAGACGGCCGGCGACGGCATACGGGGCACCGCACCCGTCCCGCTGTCGGTGCTCGACCTGGTGACGGTCGGGGCCGGCAGCACCGCCTCCCGTGCGGTGCGTACGGCCGTCGACATCGCCCGTACGGCCGAACGCCGCGGCTTCCACCGCTACTGGGTCGCCGAGCACCACTCCATGCCCGGCGTCGCCTCGTCCTCGCCCGCGGTGCTGCTCGCCCACCTCGCCGCCCACACCGAGCGCATCCGCCTCGGCTCCGGCGGCGTCATGCTGCCCAACCACGCCCCGCTGGTGATCGCCGAGCAGTTCGGCACCCTGGAGGCGATGGCCCCCGGCCGGGTCGACCTGGGCCTGGGCCGTGCACCGGGCACCGACGGCGCCACCGCGGCCGCGCTGCGCAGGACGGAGAGGCTGCACGAGGGGGCCGACGAATTTCCGCAGCAGCTGGCCGAGTTGACCCGCTTCCTGGACGACTCCTTCCCCGACGGCCATCCGTACGCCAAGATCCACGCCGTCCCCGGCCCGGTCCAGGCCACCTCGCCGGGCGGGGTCCAGGACCCGCACCGCCCGCCCCTGTGGCTGCTGGGCTCCTCCGGCTTCAGCGCCCGGCTGGCCGGCACCCTCGGCCTGCCGTTCGCCTTCGCGCACCACTTCTCGGCGGCCAACACCCTCCCCGCGCTGGACCTCTACCGCGCCTCCTTCCGCCCCTCCGAGGCGCTGGCGGAGCCGTACGCCCTGATCGGGGTCGCGGCGCTGGCCGCCGAGGCGGAGCAGGAGGCCCGCCGCCAGGTCATGACCGGCGCGCTGTCCATGGTCCGGCTGCGCACCGGCCGCCCGGGTCTGGTCCCCAGCCCGGAGGAGGCCGAGGCGTACCGCTTCAACGAGTTGGAGCGGGGCTTCGTCGACAGCTGGCTCGGCAATGTCATCCACGGCACCCCGGACGCCGTCCGCCAGGGCCTGGACGATCTCGCCAAGCGCACCGGCGCCGACGAGCTGATGATCACCGCCAACGCGCACGGCGGCCCGGCCCGCCTGCGCTCGTACGAGCTGATCGCCGACGCGTACGGCCTGCCGGGGTAG
- a CDS encoding M6 family metalloprotease domain-containing protein, whose protein sequence is MPRAQTLDGVERRSLRRVAAVVTSLSALIATSIVAGPATASEAVLPCALGRTDAHHSEGVDSWNGAYPRPDRPLNAVMIHLSFPDARPRSAPQELSRAYFPATSGFFERASYGKFRLRPHIHRHWVRMPRPSAAYGIRRDWDAGRRSSYLHDAVTAADPSIDFSRYDVVYFVADPDAPGVDSDATKVVNLDRPMHADDHDLRRFVTVFEQSPPDRNVLAHETGHVFDLPDLYHRPEDGKGDWDTYVGDWDLMGSQFGLAPDPFAWHKWKLGWISDSQVDCVDPAGPAMHSLRPLSAPKEPRAQRRPRLLVVRTGPDSALAIEARGAGGNDRGLCTEGVLVYRVRSRTASGSGPVQVLDGHPATSACWGTSVYPPLADAPLGVGESLDDAEDGVRIQVEGRTADGDWAVKVNRG, encoded by the coding sequence GTGCCGCGCGCCCAGACACTCGACGGGGTGGAGCGCCGCAGCCTGCGGCGCGTCGCGGCCGTCGTCACTTCTCTGAGCGCGCTCATCGCGACCTCCATCGTCGCGGGGCCCGCCACCGCCTCCGAGGCCGTGCTCCCGTGCGCCCTGGGACGCACCGACGCGCACCACTCCGAGGGCGTCGACAGCTGGAACGGGGCCTATCCGCGCCCGGACCGCCCGCTCAACGCCGTCATGATCCATCTGTCTTTCCCGGACGCCCGGCCCCGCTCGGCGCCGCAGGAGCTGTCCCGCGCCTACTTCCCCGCCACCTCCGGCTTCTTCGAGCGCGCCTCCTACGGGAAGTTCCGGCTGCGCCCGCACATCCACCGCCACTGGGTGCGGATGCCGCGCCCGTCCGCCGCCTACGGGATACGGCGCGACTGGGACGCCGGCCGGCGCTCGTCCTACCTGCACGACGCGGTCACCGCCGCCGACCCGTCCATCGACTTCAGCCGCTACGACGTGGTCTATTTCGTCGCCGACCCGGACGCCCCCGGCGTCGACTCGGACGCCACCAAGGTCGTCAACCTCGACCGGCCGATGCACGCCGACGATCATGATCTGCGCCGGTTCGTCACCGTCTTCGAGCAGAGCCCGCCGGACCGCAATGTCCTCGCCCACGAGACCGGGCACGTCTTCGACCTGCCGGACCTCTATCACCGGCCGGAGGACGGCAAGGGCGACTGGGACACCTACGTCGGCGACTGGGACCTCATGGGCAGCCAGTTCGGACTGGCCCCGGACCCGTTCGCCTGGCACAAGTGGAAGCTCGGCTGGATCTCCGACAGCCAGGTGGACTGCGTCGATCCGGCCGGGCCCGCCATGCACTCCCTGCGGCCGCTGTCCGCCCCCAAGGAGCCCCGCGCCCAGCGCCGCCCGCGGCTGCTGGTGGTCCGTACGGGCCCCGACAGCGCACTCGCCATCGAGGCACGCGGTGCCGGCGGCAATGACCGCGGCCTGTGCACCGAGGGCGTCCTGGTCTACCGGGTGCGCAGCCGGACGGCCTCCGGGTCGGGCCCCGTGCAGGTGCTCGACGGGCATCCGGCCACCTCGGCCTGCTGGGGCACCTCGGTCTATCCGCCGCTCGCGGACGCGCCGCTGGGCGTGGGGGAGAGCCTGGACGATGCCGAGGACGGCGTCCGAATCCAGGTGGAGGGCCGGACGGCCGACGGGGACTGGGCCGTGAAGGTGAACCGCGGCTGA